The proteins below come from a single Mercenaria mercenaria strain notata chromosome 3, MADL_Memer_1, whole genome shotgun sequence genomic window:
- the LOC128555447 gene encoding putative deoxyribonuclease TATDN2, with product MFYLLRSHPSVSKEQLIHLHCFTGSLDILQKWLEVFPNTYVGFTVMICKSNDYLDMLRKLESSRLLLETDAPYFSPPRCKKSNPYMIGWVASRVAEARGQSWGDLLKLASDNAKRLYIEKLPPVSMYGDESG from the coding sequence ATGTTTTACTTGTTACGGAGTCATCCCTCAGTCAGTAAGGAGCAGCTGATTCACCTTCACTGCTTTACAGGGTCTTTGGACATATTACAGAAATGGTTAGAGGTGTTCCCTAACACTTATGTTGGGTTCACAGTTATGATCTGTAAGTCCAATGACTACCTAGACATGCTCCGGAAACTAGAGTCTTCCCGTTTGCTCCTTGAAACGGATGCTCCTTATTTCAGTCCGCCACGCTGTAAAAAGTCCAATCCCTATATGATTGGATGGGTAGCATCCAGGGTAGCTGAGGCCAGAGGCCAATCTTGGGGTGACCTCCTCAAGTTGGCAAGCGATAATGCAAAAAGACTGTACATTGAGAAGCTCCCTCCAGTCTCAATGTACGGTGATGAGTCCGGTTAA